A DNA window from Candidatus Sulfidibacterium hydrothermale contains the following coding sequences:
- a CDS encoding methyltransferase family protein — MKSTLRMIIWLLMLGGGIWGGFILDARWFPGIHHLLWFHILSFLIGIVVLKGVMTVSRNTGRTLAKYGRKGELPRMETNQLVKEGPYRYMRHPMHLGLLFFPFAFAFLVGSPAFILVIAPAEAVLMLLLIRWVEEPEAIRKFGDEYRKYQQQVPWFCIRKECLNTLFRKVEKNIR, encoded by the coding sequence ATGAAGTCGACGCTGCGAATGATTATCTGGTTGTTAATGCTCGGAGGCGGTATTTGGGGTGGATTTATCCTTGATGCCCGCTGGTTTCCGGGAATTCACCATCTTTTGTGGTTTCATATTTTGAGTTTTCTGATAGGCATTGTGGTGTTAAAAGGGGTGATGACCGTAAGCCGGAATACCGGTCGTACTTTGGCAAAATATGGCCGGAAAGGAGAACTCCCGCGGATGGAAACCAACCAACTGGTCAAAGAAGGCCCTTACCGGTACATGCGCCATCCCATGCATCTCGGTTTGTTATTTTTTCCGTTTGCCTTTGCTTTTCTTGTCGGATCACCGGCGTTTATTCTTGTGATTGCCCCGGCTGAAGCAGTATTAATGTTACTGCTGATCCGGTGGGTGGAAGAACCGGAAGCGATTCGTAAATTTGGTGATGAATACCGCAAATACCAACAACAAGTACCTTGGTTTTGCATT
- the mltG gene encoding endolytic transglycosylase MltG, which translates to MAYYHSKYARGRKKRSRFSRFLLRFLFVLILLALAGGYFLYKVIEGPNVWTPNDKPVSIYVPTGANFQQLKNILYEKGLVIHRKNFEWWAKKKKLPELVKPGRYILVNGMSNNQLVDMLRAGKQVPVNVTFNNVRDIYQLAGKVGHQIEADSAQIVNYLTDSSNLRQIGADSIPVLTFFIPNTYRFYWNTTAKAFVDRMIREYHKFWNPTRMAKAKAIGLTPTQVIILASIVEKETNKNDEKPKIASVYINRLRDGWRLQADPTVIYALGNPKIHRVLNIHKKVKSPYNTYLHRGLPPGPICVPSIASIDAVLNYDKTHYLYFCAKSDMSGYHVFSETNRQHQKNAKKYQEALDKLRIYR; encoded by the coding sequence ATGGCTTATTATCATTCGAAATATGCACGAGGGAGAAAAAAACGCAGTCGTTTCTCCCGGTTTCTATTACGGTTTCTTTTTGTACTCATCCTGTTGGCACTGGCCGGCGGATATTTTTTGTACAAAGTGATTGAAGGGCCTAACGTATGGACACCAAACGACAAACCGGTAAGCATTTACGTTCCTACAGGCGCCAATTTTCAACAACTCAAAAACATTCTTTATGAAAAAGGGTTGGTCATCCACCGCAAGAATTTTGAATGGTGGGCGAAGAAAAAGAAGCTCCCCGAGCTGGTAAAACCGGGTCGGTACATCCTGGTTAACGGCATGAGCAATAATCAGCTGGTGGACATGCTGCGTGCCGGAAAACAGGTTCCGGTAAATGTAACTTTTAACAACGTAAGAGACATTTACCAGCTGGCCGGCAAAGTAGGACATCAAATTGAAGCCGACTCGGCACAAATTGTCAATTACCTGACCGACAGCAGCAACCTGCGTCAAATCGGGGCCGATTCTATTCCCGTTCTTACCTTTTTTATTCCGAATACTTATCGTTTTTACTGGAATACTACAGCCAAAGCTTTTGTTGACCGGATGATCCGCGAATACCATAAGTTCTGGAACCCCACACGTATGGCAAAAGCAAAAGCCATTGGATTAACTCCCACTCAGGTAATCATTCTGGCTTCTATTGTGGAAAAAGAAACCAATAAAAATGACGAAAAACCGAAGATTGCCAGTGTGTATATCAACCGGCTGAGAGACGGATGGCGCTTACAAGCCGACCCAACCGTTATTTATGCACTGGGAAATCCTAAAATACACCGGGTACTCAACATTCATAAAAAAGTAAAATCGCCTTATAACACCTATTTGCACCGCGGGCTGCCGCCAGGTCCTATTTGTGTTCCATCCATTGCATCGATAGATGCTGTTTTAAATTACGACAAAACCCATTATCTCTACTTTTGTGCTAAAAGCGATATGTCCGGATATCATGTATTTTCCGAAACCAACCGGCAACATCAGAAAAATGCTAAAAAATATCAGGAAGCGCTGGATAAATTACGAATCTACCGGTAA
- a CDS encoding GNAT family N-acetyltransferase, whose product MSGKLQLCGTMENQENMVLRAPELEDAAFLYALENDQKLWQVSATRVPFSHLDLEQYILSASRQEPFVAGQVRLIIDYRKGKQSTAIGIIDLYDLSAIHRRGGVGIVIDEKYRNRSLAGKALDQLIYYAFNLLNLHQLFCSIGKENQASLRLFQSRHFEITGERKEWNLINGKWQDEYFLQLINS is encoded by the coding sequence TTGAGCGGAAAGTTGCAACTTTGCGGAACGATGGAAAATCAGGAAAATATGGTCTTGCGTGCTCCTGAGCTTGAGGATGCCGCTTTTTTGTATGCTTTGGAAAATGATCAAAAGTTATGGCAGGTTTCTGCCACACGGGTTCCGTTTTCGCATCTCGACCTGGAGCAATATATTTTATCTGCTTCACGGCAGGAACCTTTCGTAGCCGGTCAGGTTCGGTTGATTATCGACTACCGCAAAGGGAAACAATCCACAGCCATCGGAATCATAGACCTTTACGACCTGAGCGCTATCCATCGCCGGGGCGGTGTGGGAATTGTCATCGACGAAAAATACCGGAACCGTTCACTGGCCGGAAAAGCGCTGGACCAGCTGATTTATTATGCATTTAATTTGTTAAATTTGCATCAGCTTTTTTGCAGTATCGGAAAAGAAAACCAGGCCAGTTTACGTTTATTTCAAAGCCGACATTTTGAAATAACAGGGGAAAGAAAAGAGTGGAACCTGATAAACGGAAAATGGCAAGACGAATATTTTTTACAGCTGATTAACAGTTGA
- a CDS encoding YtxH domain-containing protein, which yields MSNNSSHSGFAFFSGMVIGAAIGAIAGLLYAPETGEETRKKVSDKTKELSDELLDQFDDLKENVNKILEDVKKTGTELVEDVKKVGNDVLEDVKKTGAGVIEDVKKIAQK from the coding sequence ATGAGCAACAATAGTTCACATTCAGGGTTTGCATTTTTCTCAGGCATGGTAATTGGCGCTGCTATCGGAGCCATTGCCGGATTGCTGTATGCCCCCGAAACAGGCGAAGAAACACGAAAAAAAGTTTCCGATAAAACCAAAGAGTTATCCGATGAATTACTGGATCAGTTTGATGATCTGAAAGAAAACGTTAACAAAATCCTGGAAGATGTAAAAAAAACCGGTACCGAACTGGTTGAAGACGTGAAAAAAGTAGGAAATGACGTTTTGGAAGACGTGAAGAAAACAGGTGCCGGTGTAATTGAAGATGTAAAAAAAATTGCTCAGAAATAA
- the frr gene encoding ribosome recycling factor, with the protein MTDDAVLILEEAKESMEHSIQHLEREFQKIRAGKATPGMLSGIKVEYYGTPTPIEQTANINTPDPHSIVVQPFDKSSLQDIRKAIMNANLGFNPMDEGDILRINVPPLTEERRLDLVKKAKQVAEETKIAIRNIRRSANDDAKKLEKDGVPEDEVKRLLDEIQKLTDKYTEKIDHFFETKEKDIMTI; encoded by the coding sequence ATGACCGATGATGCCGTTTTGATATTGGAAGAAGCCAAAGAAAGTATGGAGCATTCCATACAGCATCTTGAAAGAGAATTTCAGAAAATCAGGGCCGGAAAGGCTACGCCGGGGATGCTCAGCGGAATTAAGGTGGAATATTATGGTACGCCAACGCCGATTGAACAAACGGCCAACATCAATACACCAGACCCACATTCTATTGTGGTTCAGCCGTTTGATAAAAGCTCTTTGCAGGACATCCGCAAAGCGATCATGAATGCCAATCTGGGGTTTAATCCGATGGACGAAGGGGATATTTTACGCATCAATGTTCCGCCGTTGACAGAAGAACGGCGTCTTGACCTGGTAAAAAAAGCGAAACAGGTGGCTGAAGAAACCAAAATTGCCATCCGGAATATCCGCCGCAGCGCCAATGATGATGCCAAAAAGCTGGAAAAAGACGGTGTTCCGGAAGATGAAGTAAAACGGCTGCTGGATGAAATCCAGAAACTTACGGACAAATACACGGAAAAAATTGACCATTTCTTTGAAACCAAAGAAAAAGATATTATGACCATTTAG
- a CDS encoding cell division ATP-binding protein FtsE, translating into MEDNPVVILQDLSVFQKNRLVLAHVNFQVHQGEFVYLIGKTGSGKSSLLQTLFAELPADAKVAQVCGFDLKKLKKREVPFLRRKLGIIFQDYRLLEDRTVEENLLFVLKATGWKDKKAINQRIMEVVSDVDLIARLKARPHQLSGGEQQRVAIARALLNNPELILADEPTGNLDPQTSNEIMRLLLKICEKGRAVIMATHNYNLIHKFPGRVVKCEEGSIVDSDNQVD; encoded by the coding sequence ATGGAAGATAACCCGGTAGTCATTTTACAGGATTTGTCCGTTTTTCAGAAAAACAGGCTGGTGCTGGCTCACGTTAATTTTCAGGTTCATCAGGGAGAGTTTGTTTATTTGATTGGAAAAACCGGAAGTGGAAAGTCAAGCCTTTTGCAAACCCTTTTTGCCGAACTCCCCGCTGATGCCAAAGTAGCGCAGGTTTGTGGTTTCGACCTGAAAAAACTCAAAAAAAGAGAAGTTCCTTTTTTGCGCCGTAAGCTGGGCATTATTTTTCAGGATTACCGGTTATTGGAAGACCGTACCGTGGAAGAGAATCTTCTGTTTGTGCTAAAGGCTACCGGATGGAAAGACAAAAAAGCAATTAACCAGCGTATTATGGAAGTCGTGTCGGATGTAGACCTGATTGCCCGGCTCAAAGCCCGTCCGCATCAGCTTTCGGGTGGCGAACAGCAACGCGTGGCCATTGCCCGGGCTCTGCTGAATAACCCGGAGCTCATTCTGGCTGACGAGCCTACCGGAAATCTGGACCCGCAAACCTCCAACGAAATTATGCGGCTGTTGCTGAAAATTTGCGAAAAAGGCCGGGCTGTGATTATGGCTACCCACAATTACAATCTCATTCATAAATTCCCCGGAAGAGTGGTTAAATGCGAAGAAGGAAGCATTGTAGATTCAGACAATCA